The nucleotide sequence CTGATTTACTTCTTGCTCTCTCTATGATCTTCTTAGGATCCAACTCCAACTTGCAGCTCGAAACACTTTCCTCTCTGATGTGTCCCCTCACCTTCTCCCTCTCTGACCCTGTTTCTTCAATGTCTCCTTTTATAACCATCTTTCTCTCCAAGTCCAATGGCAACTTACCATCTAATCTCTTACTACTCAAGTGGTGAAGAGTCTTCTTTTCTCTGCTTTCAGGAGGAAGAGAGGCTCTTGTTGTGGCTTCTTCCACGTTGAGTTCTTCTTTATCCAAGGCCAGTGACTGCTTGCTTTGTGCATCTCTTGGTCTATGCTTGGCTCCAAGAAGTATCTCATGCGGTTTTGGTAGTTTGTTAGTGGTTATTTCCCCCTTGTTGGTGGAGCCTTTCTCTTGCTCGAAGTAGAGCAGCTGCACCACTGTTCTCAATGGCAGAAGCTCGTTCTTCACAGCATGGGCACGTGCTTCTGGGGACAGTCTTTGGCAGTCTAGAATCCCACAAAGTCTCTTCTTGTCTGTCTTGTTCAGATCAGGGTGCACCTGTTCATGCATTCAACCCATAAGTGGTAACTCTTAACACTCAAAGCTTCAAAACCTTTTCCTATATTTAGAAAAATAGCAATAGCAACGATTGAATTCTAGGAGTAGTTATAAGGAATGCGATACGTTCTAGTAATGAGAACTGATACGCAGTACGCATATGccacatttaaaatattttacatgGAAAATATACTTACGACATTCCAGTACGCAAATAAATTGTAAATTGGTATGCAGTATATCACCTATTGGTGAACTATGATGCTAGATTGCTTAGTCATAGAAATTTCAATACTCATAGTTCTAAAAATTGCGAAATGTTATCTGTTTGATGAGTAAAATTTTTGACATCCAAGCAAGAAAGTTTGAAAGGTCTAAACAAATTGTCCAAGTAAGATGTTGGTGTGTTTGCAATACTTCACCTTAAGATAGATGTTAACTGCCTGGTAGAGGTCATCGTGCTCTACTCGGGCAATGCCGGGCACAGTTTCAGCAAGAGACACAAACTTCGACACCAGCATGTTCTCATCCCTTGCAACCACTTGAAGATAAGAATCAATGAGCTTTCCAACATTTCTGATAGATCTCAAAAAGTAGTTGCTATCCACGGCACCTGGGGACATTCTTTTCCAAAGCTTCAAGAAAGTTTCCAACACTGCTAAAACTAACTCTATGTCATAATAATTCTGATCCGAAGAAGATTTTGAGGGATAAAGCAGGTCGCTGACTGTTGCCTCCTCAAACTGAAGGCTTGCTCTTCTTATTAGCTCTGTTTTCGTCACAGAGGAGACACCGAGCTGAATCGAAATGCTTAGTAGTCTAAACAAGAATCCAACTGAAACTGATCCTCTGTCTGCTGGAATCATGCTCACGATTGTTTCAAGAATTTTGCGGTTCTTTGCCTTAGATTCATCTGTCTGAGATGCTGAACTGCCTGAATATCTAAGCTTTGTGACACCTGGTAGCCACCTGCAGGCATAGACATGCAATGCTTCGCCAATAAGCTGTGGAGGGAGCACATAGGTTGATCTAACAGCCATAACTATACACCTGAAGAGATCTATGTCAAGATCAGAAATATCTTCTGTCCACCAATCCTTTGGGACAGAATGGTGTTGTTTCTTGTTGTAACCGGGCCTAGTGTAGGTGTAGGACCATTTCACCTGCATAAAATCATCACTTCAAAAAAGTAATAATGAAAGACAATTGAGGCAGTTTTATGGATGTGTAGTTCTTGACCTGTTGTGGGGGTGTGAGGACTTTCTCTATGATTGAATCAATGCATTTTCTGACAATTCCAAGATTCTCAGACCACTCTGGTAAGGTAGCAGTTGTCTGAAGCGTGGCAATGGAATCCTTCCAACCTTCAAGAAGGCATGAATTGAAGAAAGCCTCAAGTTTTCCTACGAAGTTTCCCTTCTCAATGGAATCATTCATTCTTAGGAACTTGGCAGCACAGAGCGCGGATACAAAGTTATGGGCACTAATGTTGATTGAAATTCCATAGCAGAACTTGGCACAGAGTTCAAAAGCCTCTTCCCCTCCTGGTATATCATGAAGTTCAAGAGAGAAGCTCTCAGAATCACTTGAATCATAGCAAAGCCTTTGTAGAAGACCACATTTCGGAAGAAGCGGAAACTGCAGCTAAAAAGAGCACAATTATAGATGAACTAAATGTTGGTTTTATTTTGTCTTTGTTTTGTTTCCACACACGCCACAACTCCATTCTAGTTTCAGTACCTTGTGTAGCAGATAAGTAATATCGTTGATTTGTATCACAAGGTCTGCAGGGATCTCAGATATCAGAGTCCTGCATTATCAGATTacataattaatttataaaaggGTTGTACACAGAATTTTGATATAAAGAGTTGCAGGGAAATACCTGGTAGCTTGTTCAGTGAAGAAAGTGTCTGGTCTTGTCCCAAGTTTCATGAACTTCATTTTTATTTCTTGATTTAAATGTTCAAGAAAATAAACTCTGCTTCAAAGCCTGCAGAAATTCAGAATACGGTACATTGAATGATACTGCCATAGATCCATGAAGTCAAGGTTCTGGTACTCTGTAGTTAACTGGAGAAGGGAAAAAGAGAAAGTGTGTATGTGTTTTTGTGGGNNNNNNNNNNNNNNNNNNNNNNNNNNNNNNNNNNNNNNNNNNNNNNNNNNNNNNNNNNNNNNNNNNNNNNNNNNNNNNNNNNNNNNNNNNNNNNNNNNNNNNNNNNNNNNNNNNNNNNNNNNNNNNNNNNNNNNNNNNNNNNNNNNNNNNNNNNNNNNNNNNNNNNNNNNNNNNNNNNNNNNNNNNNNNNNNNNNNNNNNNNNNNNNNNNNNNNNNNNNNNNNNNNNNNNNNNNNNNNNNNNNNNNNNNNNNNNNNNNNNNNNNNNNNNNNNNNNNNNNNNNNNNNNNNNNNNNNNNNNNNNNNNNNNNNNNNNNNNNNNNNNNNNNNNNNNNNNNNNNNNNNNNNNNNNNNNNNNNNNNNNNNNNNNNNNNNNNNNNNNNNNNNNNNNNNNNNNNNNNNNNNNNNNNNNNNNNNNNNNNNNNNNNNNNNNNNNNNNNNNNNNNNNNNNNNNNNNNNNNNNNNNNNNNNNNNNNNNNNNNNNNNNNNNNNNNNNNNNNNNNNNNNNNNNNNNNNNNNNNNNNNNNNNNNNNNNNNNNNNNNNNNNNNNNNNNNNNNNNNNNNNNNNNNNNNNNNNNNNNNNNNNNNNNNNNNNNNNNNNNNNNNNNNNNNNNNNNNNNNNNNNNNNNNNNNNNNNNNNNNNNNNNNNNNNNNNNNNNNNNNNNNNNNNNNNNNNNNNNNNNNNNNNNNNNNNNNNNNNNNNNNNNNNNNNNNNNNNNNNNNNNNNNNNNNNNNNNNNNNNNNNNNNNNNNNNNNNNNNNNNNNNNNNNNNNNNNNNNNNNNNNNNNNNNNNNNNNNNNNNNNNNNNNNNNNNNNNNNNNNNNNNNNNNNNNNNNNNNNNNNNNNNNNNNNNNNNNNNNNNNNNNNNNNNNNNNNNNNNNNNNNNNNNNNNNNNNNNNNNNNNNNNNNNNNNNNNNNNNNNNNNNNNNNNNNNNNNNNNNNNNNNNNNNNNNNNNNNNNNNNNNNNNNNNNNNNNNNNNNGGTGGgggcgtgtgtgtgtgtgtgtgtgtgtgtgtgagagagagagagagagagagagagtgcttTAATGTAACCCTCTTAAAAGGGAAGCAAATTGGTTGATGAACATGCGAGGATGAATAATACATGATGATTCATGATCATGAAACGAGCAGAATAACATGGTAGCACCAACTTATTAAATTTCATCATATATTTTGAAGCAAAGGAGTGGATGTGGAAGACAAGGAGAAGGAAATCAGAAATCACAATGGCTGAAAGTAGAGGAGAGCGTGACATGATATCATGCTCCCATCATTCTGTCGGTTGTGTTTAAGAAAAAATTCACCAGataaagtatttaaaaaaaatggagaAACCTGCAACAAAGACTTCACCTCAAGTTTTCTATTTATTTGGCAAGGACTCTGTCACTGCCAACCTGATTGATTGATTTGTGTAGAAGCATGAAATGAAAGTCCTTCAGTTCACAGAAGATGGGGATAGATAAACAATAACTTCTGTATTTTGCTGAAGACATGCACTTCAAAAGGTTTTTTGAGTAGTTGCAGGTGAAGTTGATTAAAGGTTTTCTGTCTCCTGTGTGCCCATGCCTGACATATGTACCAACAAACTCAACAACGTGAGAGTTCCACCATGGTTGGCAGACAAACTTATGCTGCTCATAAATTATTATTGTTTTATCCTAAAATTTGAAAAGAGGaattagaaaagaaaatgagAGCGGATGATGGAAAAGTGCTAAATATTAATTTAGTTAAAACGTTGACCCTATAAAATAAGTTAATCTATTTTTGGTACTATATATTTCTTTTGGTGCATGATCGACAACCAATTTCATCAAAGCtttttttgacaaaaaaataataaaaaactatAAATGCAGCTAATAGCATTAATTTTGCTAGTTGAATATTATGGGTATTGATTACTCATCTAACCCCACTCAAATTCATGATAATAGCAAAAGAAGAAAGCACCAACACCATGGCAGAAAATGCGTAGTGCATACATTTTACCTTGACTGATGGGTCTCTAGATGATAGGTGGTAAAGTAAAGAATGTTTATGTTGTGTGCAAGTTGGATTTTAACTATTAGGTCAGCCAGCATAAATCAGTAGTGCTTTTATAGTGGCTCACAAGTTATATAAATCCAAAGCAGATATGTAGTGTACTAATACACAAAGCAATCTCTTCAGAAGATACTTCTTATTCCATATACACAAAAATACACGCCTTTGCTCAGAAAATGATATGGGAAATCCCTGAGAAAGTGATTCACAAGGCAAATGTTTTGATCATTTTCTTCAGAGGTTACATTGTGAAGTCACTTTCATTGTGTCTGTAAAGAACTTTGACATATAAACTAATTTAAAGACCTTTTTTCAGTTGAAACTCACAATAGGCCCGCAGTGGTCCACGCCTATGCTCTTCTCAATTATCTCACCCCCCATTAATTATACATTATAATAAGAAATCAAGAAAGATGGTGGCCAACTTTTTCACTTTTCTCCCTTTGTTTCTCCTTTTTCCTCTCAATTATATTCAATAATTACTGAAATAGCTCAGCATTACTTCACAAAAGCATCTTGCCATCCACGTTTTATCTGGGATTTGGtaatcttttaaattaaataataaaatatacataTTATAGAGAAAATAAAGTACAGAAGAAGAATCAACCATTGTTCTTGAGATTGAGGAATATATGATAATAATGCTAACTAGGCCCTTCCCACTGTTCATGAGTTGAAATCTAACATGCAGTTTTTGGTTGCGTGTGCTTTTCACAGGCAAATGATGATGGTAAAGAAAAATCAAGTTTTTGTGGCACAGCACACTTATTGCTTTCAACTAGCAGATGAAAAACTGTCTCATATTTTTTCCTTCCAAATAAGATTGCACCCAAAGCTTCACCATGTCACCTTTTTGTTAGAGGCAATACAGAAATATTCCAATGCTATGAACATCATGAAAATTGACACAAGTATTATGATTAATGTCAGCTTGCTACTCTTTGGTCTGTGCTAAATTGCAACATGACATGTATATTTGATTCTTGGATTGCATTAAGGTATTTATATCCAATTATATGTGGATTTTGTCCTCTCTAATTGATAAGGTTCTCCAGCAGTTACCCTCCTCACCACAGCACCACAAGgtttttatcattttctttttgtCCCTATTCCTTTGGAACTTTGTTTAAGCAGAACCCAGAGTGTACGTGTTCCCTTTCCACAAGTTTTTATTATCTTCTGCCAAAAGTGCACTTCATCTTTGtaagagaatgaaaaagaagcaACTTTTTTAAGCTCTTAACTGGATTAGGAGTTGAAAGTCAAAACCTAAAACTGAGTGCTTTAATTAAAATACTACACTCTATACTATCAGTAGTAAAGCCTTCATCAAATTAAACCTCAGAGAAAAAGAGTGAATCAATAATACAAGAGAACATAAATAAATACCTGTCAACGTAATACTACTGATGCTTTATTGGTTGAGCCTTTGTAGAGAGCAGAAAAACCGGTCTTCAATAATTAAAAATGTGCAAGTAGCTTTGAATAGCAGTGTAAAATAAATTGAAGAAAATAGTATATGAAAGAGGCCCAGTATTATTCTGAGAAGTAGGTAGGCAGCAGCAACGTGCATGGAACATGTGAAGTTGATGAAAGAGAGGTTTAGCTGTTTTATGCAAGTAATCCTCAGATAGAGAGAGAGCTGCAGTAACTTAGGAGGTGGTTCGGTTATAGATAGAGGCAACAGGTTAAGGTTAAGGGTACGGGTCAGGGTCAGGGTGAGGGAGACAGTAacagaagaaagagagaagagtaACACAATGTCTGTCTCCTAAGCAAAGATTAGTGTAAGGGCACATTCAAGAGAGAGAATGAGTGGTTTGTTACTTTGTTGGGATTAGTCAACACAGCAACGCAATTTATCAAACACCATATGTGCGATCTTTCAAATTCATGAATAGTAGCAGTACTAACTAAgtagaatggaaaacaaagaaacACACATACACACATTGATGAATAGAGTGCAAGCCTCATTGAGAATTGAGGGTGAGTCACTTAgcaaagaggaagaggttgaaaattGGTGGTGTATGATTGAACACAcaaaaagcatgcaagtgggtgGGGAAAAGTGTGTGTGTGAAATGTGCATCCCTAATGATGGTTCCCCCCACTACCATGACTAAGGACTAAGGATAttcctcttccttcttcctccGCTGTGTGCATGTCGGCCACGTGTCACTCTCTCAGCCGTTTGATGGGATCAGTATGACTTGTCTCTGTTGGTTGTTTTGGAGGCCACACACAGACAACCTCTTTCTCCAACGTGTCCATC is from Arachis ipaensis cultivar K30076 chromosome B01, Araip1.1, whole genome shotgun sequence and encodes:
- the LOC107637039 gene encoding BTB/POZ domain-containing protein At5g47800 isoform X2 encodes the protein MKFMKLGTRPDTFFTEQATRTLISEIPADLVIQINDITYLLHKFPLLPKCGLLQRLCYDSSDSESFSLELHDIPGGEEAFELCAKFCYGISINISAHNFVSALCAAKFLRMNDSIEKGNFVGKLEAFFNSCLLEGWKDSIATLQTTATLPEWSENLGIVRKCIDSIIEKVLTPPQQVKWSYTYTRPGYNKKQHHSVPKDWWTEDISDLDIDLFRCIVMAVRSTYVLPPQLIGEALHVYACRWLPGVTKLRYSGSSASQTDESKAKNRKILETIVSMIPADRGSVSVGFLFRLLSISIQLGVSSVTKTELIRRASLQFEEATVSDLLYPSKSSSDQNYYDIELVLAVLETFLKLWKRMSPGAVDSNYFLRSIRNVGKLIDSYLQVVARDENMLVSKFVSLAETVPGIARVEHDDLYQAVNIYLKVHPDLNKTDKKRLCGILDCQRLSPEARAHAVKNELLPLRTVVQLLYFEQEKGSTNKGEITTNKLPKPHEILLGAKHRPRDAQSKQSLALDKEELNVEEATTRASLPPESREKKTLHHLSSKRLDGKLPLDLERKMVIKGDIEETGSEREKVRGHIREESVSSCKLELDPKKIIERARSKSEHGREKGR
- the LOC107637039 gene encoding BTB/POZ domain-containing protein At5g47800 isoform X1, which produces MKFMKLGTRPDTFFTEQATRTLISEIPADLVIQINDITYLLHKLQFPLLPKCGLLQRLCYDSSDSESFSLELHDIPGGEEAFELCAKFCYGISINISAHNFVSALCAAKFLRMNDSIEKGNFVGKLEAFFNSCLLEGWKDSIATLQTTATLPEWSENLGIVRKCIDSIIEKVLTPPQQVKWSYTYTRPGYNKKQHHSVPKDWWTEDISDLDIDLFRCIVMAVRSTYVLPPQLIGEALHVYACRWLPGVTKLRYSGSSASQTDESKAKNRKILETIVSMIPADRGSVSVGFLFRLLSISIQLGVSSVTKTELIRRASLQFEEATVSDLLYPSKSSSDQNYYDIELVLAVLETFLKLWKRMSPGAVDSNYFLRSIRNVGKLIDSYLQVVARDENMLVSKFVSLAETVPGIARVEHDDLYQAVNIYLKVHPDLNKTDKKRLCGILDCQRLSPEARAHAVKNELLPLRTVVQLLYFEQEKGSTNKGEITTNKLPKPHEILLGAKHRPRDAQSKQSLALDKEELNVEEATTRASLPPESREKKTLHHLSSKRLDGKLPLDLERKMVIKGDIEETGSEREKVRGHIREESVSSCKLELDPKKIIERARSKSEHGREKGR